Proteins encoded within one genomic window of Roseofilum reptotaenium CS-1145:
- a CDS encoding LamG-like jellyroll fold domain-containing protein produces the protein MSNLQSIAHFNGSNNYIEVPYKKELNPAQFTLSCWAKVEGGSGQWRSPVTCRTAKGSSALGGYILYAGNNNKWQFWTGNGGWVVLQGANVELNTWTHVAATYDGSTMKLYINGELSGNPVPSKILINSQYPLRIGAGMTEGNPTYFFNGKIAEVRLWDKARSPEQIQELMHQRLKGDEQGLVAYWPLDQESGTSAEDKTGKGNPGTLHGATWAQETLDILKHSAPETEQTSEQSVLTFNGRNNYVQIPITQWEASTFSVELWAKASKAQPGYASVISNSNTTQRGSFQIDVGGGYYRLLHSVQVQIGKLAQEWQHLAVTYDGKTVKTYLNGEEKNTKAIDSMPTVFKVYKLGRNRSNNTYFAGQLSEVRIWDRARTAEEIQGGMGHRLAGDEPGLVAYFPLNKGSGKTVQDHTNPDREGTIYGATWAEETLDFLQPYAPPEEQSSEPPVLQPETIQAIASFNGSNQYIEVPYKKELNPAQFTVSCWAKVEGGQGQWRSPVTCRTAKGSSALGGYLLYAGNNNKWQFWTGNGGWVAVQGADVELNTWTHVAATYDGSTMKLYINGKLSGKPVPSKILINSKYPLRIGAGITEGNPGFFFNGKIAEVRVWNKARSPEQIQELMHQRLKGDEQGLVAYWPLNQESGTSAEDKTGKGNPGTLHGSTWAKENLDCIQPDSSDQQHKLVKQGSKGSTTQGNPFDIHPSQTLAQPRIVQIALVHAWAITSIQVSYEASSATNLEGESFILEPGDYLTQVSGSWGRQAPGYPKEEIITLQFHTHKGVTSKIFGGGSGQQEVEPFTLEAPEGQEIIGFFGIRGGRQNLMLSLGIYLQPVPAQSQESTFQSVLMFDGQDDHIATTLDAQPSALPATTWEAWVKPTRNINRWENILSTDDQGWDRSIGTNGGQFGIYHGKEAWRPVKADIDQWQHIAVVYGADKLIKFYKNGIEYVYSGQSTIGSTKLPFHIGRSAWNPKNCFQGFITEVRVWDSARTAAEIQNNMHCRLTGNEPGLVGYWPLNEGQGTTGTDQSNQGHDGKINGATWETSDLELAAAPERQTAPLNRPVLAFANTKKPTDYVILNPFNSFPAQRLTVELWLKTNHKNPGTPISYSAKSSINAFLLFDYRSLHPHVCDAKINSAIAFNDGQWHHCAMTWDSSTGKVELYKDGESVFSGTLAKGKKIPNGGALILGQEQDSVAGSFDVNQAFRGQMSEVRIWDGIRSPQEIEDNRHCALTGNESGLVLYWPLDEGTGTTVTDKSGHGHDGTTQGTGVTWETSDLPLTSQEETAPTELVTAKSSAISFDGTDDHITIALNEPETEVTHEFWFKTDSPNCGLFSVVKSPDWGGHDRHLYLSGGNLKTRIWSNEIISSSGLNLADNAWHHVAHVFGASIGGQKVYIDGQLVASGTKHTSDFNTQDLIVIAYSRDAQQRYFQGQIAEVRIWKIARSPNEIQQTMHQQLTGEEEGLIGYWPLTDGSGTTIADKTLQNHPGTLHGGTWAEETLDFIQPPAPQTEETSEQSALMFDGVDDYVSLPIDSIPEGKEITISFWAKGGSSLPKQNSVFFANANPEVYPGRGRIVNIHLPWSNSTIYFDGGSDGKTYNRIQKASQANDFKDKWTHWAFTLNATTGKMAIYLNGDSWCEGNNKTLSIPKAGEVKLGSGYGFYHGSLSEVRVWDRELSATEIKDTMSTRLTGTESGLVSYWPLDEGSGTTAEDKSGNKHHGTIHGATWESSSLELSPAPTVVSAPEEPSDATSTETTLLTFDGVDDYVDIPANPTLDLTNNFTIEAWIKPEVLGKRIVDKNIGGKNEGFTFDTYPQNLRFINKGIGFTSRTPLTTGTWQHVAVTFKHEANGAKLYINGEEDNTATPSRVGTVTKLPVRLGSQADKLGNLFKGEMAEVRIWNRVRSPEEIKASMNQQLTGEEEGLIGYWPLNEGTGTTAEDKTSNGNTGTVHSGTWGTSDLSLTPAPKPESTTEETEEPLEPESTAEETEVLQPETLQSVASFDGTNDYIEVPYKKELNPAQFTLSCWAKVEGGQGQWRSPVTCRTAKGSSALGGYILYAGNNNKWQFWTGNGGWVTLQGADVVLNTWTHVAATYDGSTMKLYINGELSGNPVPSKILINSQYPLRIGAGVTEGNPGYFFNGKIAEVKVWDKARSQEQIQELMHQRLKGDEQGLVAYWPLDQESGTSAEDKTGKGNPGTLHGATWAQENLDFIKPSAPQEEQSSEQPVLMFDGQDDHIATTLDTQPSALPATTWEAWVKPTRNINHWDMILSTDDGGWDRFVGTNGGQFRVSHGKEAWNPVNADINQWQHIAVVYSADKQIKFYKNGTEYVYSGQSSIGSTKLPFHIGRSAGNASQCFQGLITEVRVWNSARTAAEIQNDMHCRLTGNEPGLVGYWPLNEGQGTTGTDRSNQGHDGTINGATWESSGLQLSPAPTVEPPPEQLSESTSTEDTEMEEALSPASLMFDGIDDSVAIPNAEWETSAFSVELWAKASQNQSNYAGLFSSSNDPAASGSCQIDAMGGFYRFYHSEIQVRIAKVNQEWQHLVVTYDGQAVQTYLNGEPQNSKAVNAMNTVFRDYILGRNRNSDKYFAGELSDVRIWNKALTADEVQAAMGYRLTGDESGLVAYWPLDEGKGDAIADKTGNTPPGVMNGATWQTTDLELPGSDEGLDASPEIPQKPKPTSKKRIPLDRSVTSITVLKSDEDFGGRPETLYGKSAKSKERKKRKKRKKQSKYLSPYEKYVRKVAKRQDEATHTYVERHKRSNRKKKNGWLKDFAKNYSKSVSKLF, from the coding sequence ATGAGTAACTTACAATCGATCGCCCACTTTAATGGTAGTAACAACTACATCGAAGTTCCTTACAAAAAAGAACTCAACCCTGCCCAATTTACCCTATCGTGTTGGGCAAAAGTAGAAGGAGGCTCAGGACAATGGAGATCACCTGTAACCTGTCGTACCGCTAAAGGCAGCAGTGCATTAGGAGGTTATATCCTATACGCAGGAAACAACAACAAATGGCAATTCTGGACAGGCAATGGGGGATGGGTTGTCTTACAAGGTGCAAATGTAGAACTCAACACCTGGACTCATGTGGCGGCTACTTATGACGGCAGCACCATGAAACTCTATATCAACGGAGAACTTTCTGGAAACCCTGTCCCATCTAAAATCCTGATCAACAGCCAATATCCTCTACGGATTGGGGCTGGAATGACAGAAGGTAACCCTACCTACTTCTTCAATGGCAAAATTGCTGAAGTGCGGTTGTGGGATAAGGCTCGTTCCCCAGAACAGATCCAGGAATTGATGCACCAGAGACTCAAGGGAGACGAACAGGGATTAGTCGCTTATTGGCCTTTGGATCAAGAAAGTGGGACAAGTGCAGAAGATAAAACTGGTAAAGGCAATCCCGGAACCCTCCATGGAGCGACTTGGGCACAGGAAACGCTCGATATCCTAAAACATTCTGCACCCGAAACTGAACAGACTTCAGAGCAATCAGTCCTGACGTTCAATGGCAGAAATAACTATGTTCAAATCCCCATTACTCAGTGGGAAGCCTCCACTTTTTCCGTAGAACTTTGGGCTAAAGCCAGTAAAGCACAACCGGGTTATGCCAGTGTGATCAGCAACTCTAATACGACACAGAGGGGTTCATTCCAAATTGATGTAGGGGGAGGATATTACCGGCTACTGCATAGTGTTCAAGTTCAAATTGGCAAGCTGGCACAAGAATGGCAACATCTAGCGGTTACTTATGACGGGAAAACGGTCAAAACCTATCTGAATGGGGAAGAGAAAAATACAAAAGCCATTGATTCTATGCCAACGGTTTTTAAAGTATATAAGTTAGGTAGAAACCGTAGTAATAATACTTATTTTGCCGGTCAACTCAGTGAAGTCCGAATTTGGGATCGAGCGCGAACAGCCGAGGAGATTCAAGGGGGAATGGGGCATCGCTTGGCAGGGGATGAGCCAGGATTAGTCGCCTACTTTCCCCTTAATAAAGGGAGTGGAAAAACAGTACAAGACCATACGAATCCGGATCGTGAAGGTACCATCTATGGAGCTACCTGGGCAGAAGAAACCCTTGATTTTCTTCAACCCTATGCTCCTCCAGAAGAACAGAGTTCTGAGCCACCTGTCCTTCAACCAGAAACGATTCAAGCGATCGCCAGTTTTAATGGCAGTAACCAATATATCGAAGTTCCCTACAAAAAAGAACTCAACCCCGCTCAATTTACCGTGTCCTGTTGGGCAAAAGTAGAAGGAGGACAAGGACAATGGCGATCGCCTGTAACCTGTCGTACCGCTAAAGGCAGCAGTGCATTAGGGGGATATCTCCTCTATGCAGGAAACAACAACAAATGGCAATTCTGGACAGGAAACGGAGGATGGGTTGCCGTACAAGGTGCAGACGTAGAACTCAACACCTGGACTCATGTGGCTGCTACTTACGACGGCAGCACTATGAAACTCTACATCAACGGAAAACTTTCTGGAAAGCCCGTCCCATCTAAAATCCTGATCAATAGCAAATATCCTCTACGGATTGGCGCAGGAATCACCGAAGGAAATCCCGGATTTTTCTTCAACGGTAAAATTGCTGAAGTCAGGGTGTGGAATAAAGCCCGCTCCCCAGAACAGATCCAGGAATTGATGCACCAGAGACTCAAGGGAGACGAACAGGGATTAGTCGCCTACTGGCCCCTAAACCAAGAAAGTGGGACAAGTGCAGAAGATAAAACCGGTAAAGGCAACCCCGGAACCCTTCATGGTTCCACTTGGGCAAAGGAAAACCTAGACTGTATTCAACCGGACAGCTCGGATCAACAGCACAAACTTGTCAAACAAGGGTCCAAAGGCAGTACCACTCAGGGAAATCCCTTTGACATTCATCCCTCCCAAACTTTAGCTCAACCCAGAATTGTGCAAATTGCTCTAGTACATGCTTGGGCTATTACTAGTATTCAGGTGAGCTATGAAGCATCCAGTGCTACAAACTTAGAAGGCGAGTCATTTATCCTAGAACCAGGAGACTATCTAACTCAAGTATCTGGAAGCTGGGGCAGGCAAGCTCCGGGTTATCCCAAAGAAGAAATCATTACCCTCCAATTTCACACCCATAAAGGAGTAACCTCTAAGATTTTTGGCGGTGGTAGCGGTCAACAGGAAGTAGAGCCTTTTACCTTAGAAGCCCCTGAAGGTCAAGAAATTATTGGTTTCTTTGGTATCCGTGGGGGTCGCCAAAATCTCATGCTTTCTTTGGGCATCTACCTACAACCCGTCCCTGCTCAGTCACAAGAATCCACCTTCCAAAGCGTCCTCATGTTCGATGGACAAGACGACCATATTGCCACCACCCTAGATGCTCAACCGAGCGCCCTACCAGCAACCACCTGGGAAGCCTGGGTTAAACCCACCCGCAACATTAACCGCTGGGAGAATATTTTATCTACTGATGATCAGGGTTGGGATCGATCAATCGGTACAAATGGCGGTCAGTTCGGTATCTACCACGGTAAAGAGGCTTGGAGGCCTGTGAAAGCTGACATCGACCAATGGCAACATATTGCCGTAGTTTATGGAGCAGATAAACTCATTAAGTTCTACAAAAATGGTATTGAATACGTCTACTCAGGGCAATCAACTATTGGTAGTACAAAACTGCCCTTCCATATTGGTCGCAGCGCCTGGAACCCCAAGAACTGTTTCCAAGGCTTCATTACGGAAGTGCGTGTTTGGGACTCTGCCAGAACAGCAGCAGAGATTCAAAACAACATGCACTGTCGTTTAACGGGGAATGAGCCAGGATTAGTGGGATACTGGCCGCTGAATGAAGGACAAGGGACAACAGGAACAGACCAAAGTAATCAGGGACATGACGGCAAGATTAATGGAGCCACTTGGGAAACCTCAGATTTAGAACTCGCCGCTGCCCCAGAAAGGCAAACAGCACCTCTCAATCGCCCTGTATTGGCCTTTGCTAATACCAAGAAACCTACAGATTATGTGATTCTCAATCCATTCAACTCATTTCCCGCTCAGAGGTTGACGGTTGAACTATGGTTAAAAACCAATCATAAGAATCCGGGAACCCCCATATCCTATTCAGCCAAAAGCTCTATCAATGCCTTCCTCCTCTTCGACTATCGGAGTTTGCATCCACACGTGTGCGATGCAAAAATCAATAGTGCGATCGCCTTTAATGATGGTCAATGGCATCACTGTGCAATGACCTGGGACAGCAGTACTGGAAAGGTCGAGCTTTACAAAGATGGAGAATCAGTATTCTCAGGCACTCTTGCCAAAGGTAAAAAAATTCCCAACGGCGGTGCTCTGATTTTAGGTCAAGAACAAGACAGCGTGGCGGGTTCTTTTGATGTTAACCAAGCATTCCGTGGGCAAATGTCAGAGGTTCGGATTTGGGATGGCATACGCAGCCCCCAAGAAATTGAGGATAATAGGCACTGCGCTTTGACAGGAAATGAGTCGGGATTAGTGCTGTATTGGCCCCTAGATGAAGGCACGGGAACCACAGTCACCGATAAGAGCGGTCATGGACACGATGGCACCACCCAGGGAACTGGAGTTACCTGGGAAACCTCAGACTTGCCTCTAACTTCCCAAGAAGAAACAGCACCAACAGAATTAGTAACTGCTAAGTCGAGTGCTATTAGCTTCGATGGCACAGATGACCACATCACCATTGCTCTAAATGAACCAGAAACCGAAGTCACGCATGAATTTTGGTTTAAGACAGACTCTCCCAACTGTGGTTTGTTTTCTGTTGTAAAAAGCCCAGATTGGGGAGGCCACGATCGCCATCTTTACCTGAGTGGTGGAAACCTCAAGACTCGCATTTGGAGTAACGAAATCATCTCCAGCTCTGGTTTGAACTTGGCTGATAATGCTTGGCATCATGTAGCGCATGTTTTTGGCGCTTCTATTGGCGGTCAAAAAGTTTATATTGATGGGCAATTAGTAGCCAGTGGAACCAAGCATACGTCTGACTTTAACACGCAAGACCTGATCGTAATCGCCTATTCCAGGGATGCTCAACAGAGATATTTCCAGGGACAAATCGCTGAAGTGCGCATTTGGAAGATTGCTCGCTCCCCAAACGAGATTCAACAAACGATGCACCAGCAACTGACAGGAGAAGAAGAAGGATTAATTGGCTACTGGCCTCTGACTGATGGTAGTGGCACAACTATAGCCGATAAAACCTTACAGAACCATCCAGGAACCCTTCATGGAGGAACTTGGGCAGAGGAAACTCTAGATTTCATCCAACCTCCTGCTCCTCAAACCGAAGAAACTTCTGAGCAGTCAGCGCTCATGTTCGATGGAGTGGATGATTATGTCAGCTTACCCATAGACAGCATCCCAGAAGGCAAAGAAATTACGATTAGTTTCTGGGCAAAAGGCGGTTCGTCCCTACCTAAGCAAAACTCTGTGTTTTTTGCCAATGCTAACCCAGAGGTCTATCCAGGCAGAGGTAGAATAGTCAACATCCATTTACCTTGGTCAAATAGCACCATCTACTTTGATGGTGGTTCCGATGGAAAAACATACAATCGTATCCAGAAAGCATCACAAGCAAACGATTTCAAGGATAAATGGACGCATTGGGCATTTACTCTCAATGCCACCACCGGAAAAATGGCTATTTATCTCAATGGAGATTCCTGGTGTGAAGGAAACAACAAAACTCTCTCCATTCCTAAAGCAGGAGAAGTAAAATTAGGGTCTGGCTATGGATTTTACCATGGCTCCCTAAGTGAAGTGCGAGTCTGGGATCGGGAATTGAGTGCGACAGAAATAAAAGACACAATGTCCACTCGCTTAACCGGTACGGAATCTGGATTAGTCAGTTACTGGCCCTTAGATGAAGGTTCAGGAACAACAGCAGAGGATAAGAGTGGTAATAAGCATCACGGTACAATTCATGGAGCTACTTGGGAAAGTTCCAGTTTAGAACTCTCGCCTGCCCCAACCGTAGTATCTGCACCAGAAGAACCCTCAGATGCTACCTCAACTGAGACAACCCTTCTCACATTTGATGGAGTGGATGACTATGTAGATATTCCTGCCAATCCGACTTTAGACCTAACCAACAATTTTACCATTGAAGCCTGGATTAAACCGGAAGTCTTAGGTAAGCGGATTGTAGACAAAAACATTGGGGGTAAAAATGAAGGATTTACCTTCGATACATACCCACAAAATCTGCGATTCATTAACAAAGGGATTGGATTCACCAGTCGTACACCGTTAACAACAGGAACTTGGCAGCATGTGGCGGTAACCTTTAAGCATGAAGCGAATGGAGCTAAACTCTATATCAATGGAGAAGAAGACAATACGGCTACTCCCAGTCGGGTTGGAACAGTGACCAAATTGCCTGTTCGTCTAGGCTCACAAGCGGATAAATTGGGTAATCTCTTCAAAGGAGAAATGGCAGAAGTGCGGATTTGGAATCGAGTCCGGTCTCCAGAGGAGATTAAAGCCAGTATGAACCAGCAATTGACTGGAGAGGAAGAGGGATTAATTGGTTATTGGCCTCTGAATGAAGGCACGGGAACCACCGCAGAGGACAAGACGAGCAATGGGAATACAGGAACCGTTCATAGCGGAACTTGGGGAACTTCAGATTTAAGCTTAACTCCAGCTCCAAAACCAGAATCTACTACCGAAGAGACGGAGGAACCTTTAGAACCGGAATCTACTGCTGAAGAGACAGAGGTTCTTCAACCAGAAACACTTCAATCTGTCGCCAGCTTTGATGGAACTAACGACTATATTGAAGTTCCCTACAAAAAAGAACTGAACCCCGCTCAATTCACCCTATCCTGTTGGGCAAAAGTAGAAGGAGGACAAGGGCAATGGCGATCGCCCGTAACCTGTCGCACCGCTAAAGGCAGCAGTGCATTAGGGGGTTACATCCTATACGCAGGAAACAACAACAAATGGCAATTCTGGACAGGAAACGGAGGATGGGTTACTCTGCAAGGTGCAGACGTAGTTCTCAACACCTGGACTCATGTGGCGGCTACTTATGACGGCAGCACCATGAAACTCTACATCAACGGAGAACTTTCTGGAAACCCTGTCCCATCTAAAATCCTGATCAACAGCCAGTATCCTCTGCGAATTGGCGCAGGAGTCACAGAAGGAAATCCAGGGTATTTCTTCAATGGCAAAATTGCCGAAGTCAAGGTGTGGGATAAAGCCCGCTCCCAAGAACAGATCCAGGAATTGATGCACCAGAGACTCAAGGGAGACGAACAGGGATTAGTCGCTTACTGGCCATTAGATCAAGAAAGTGGGACAAGTGCAGAAGATAAAACCGGTAAAGGCAATCCCGGAACCCTTCATGGTGCTACTTGGGCACAGGAAAATCTCGATTTCATCAAACCTTCTGCTCCTCAAGAAGAACAGAGTTCTGAGCAGCCTGTCCTCATGTTCGATGGACAAGACGACCATATTGCCACCACCCTAGACACTCAACCGAGTGCCCTACCAGCCACCACCTGGGAAGCCTGGGTTAAACCCACCCGCAACATCAACCACTGGGATATGATCCTCTCTACCGACGATGGAGGTTGGGATCGATTTGTGGGCACAAATGGCGGCCAGTTCCGTGTTTCCCATGGAAAAGAAGCTTGGAATCCTGTAAACGCAGACATTAACCAATGGCAACATATCGCTGTGGTTTACAGTGCAGATAAACAAATCAAGTTCTATAAAAATGGAACAGAATACGTCTATTCAGGACAATCATCCATTGGTAGTACGAAACTGCCCTTTCATATTGGTCGCAGTGCCGGTAACGCCAGTCAATGTTTCCAAGGCTTGATTACGGAAGTACGGGTGTGGAATAGTGCCAGAACAGCAGCAGAGATTCAAAACGACATGCACTGTCGTTTAACGGGGAATGAGCCAGGTTTAGTGGGATATTGGCCACTGAATGAAGGACAAGGGACAACAGGAACAGACCGAAGTAATCAGGGACATGACGGTACAATTAATGGTGCCACTTGGGAAAGTTCTGGTTTACAACTCTCTCCAGCGCCAACAGTAGAACCGCCACCCGAACAACTCTCAGAGTCTACCTCAACCGAAGATACAGAGATGGAAGAAGCTCTATCCCCTGCTTCTCTGATGTTTGATGGCATAGATGACTCTGTTGCTATTCCCAATGCTGAGTGGGAAACTTCAGCATTTTCTGTGGAACTGTGGGCGAAAGCGAGCCAAAATCAATCCAACTATGCTGGGTTATTCAGTAGCTCCAACGATCCGGCGGCGAGTGGTTCATGCCAGATTGATGCTATGGGTGGATTTTATCGCTTTTATCATAGTGAGATTCAGGTTCGCATTGCTAAAGTGAATCAAGAATGGCAGCATCTGGTGGTCACTTATGATGGTCAGGCAGTGCAAACTTATCTGAATGGGGAGCCACAAAATTCAAAAGCAGTTAATGCGATGAACACTGTGTTTAGAGATTATATTTTGGGTAGAAATCGCAATAGTGATAAATACTTTGCAGGTGAACTGAGTGATGTCCGGATTTGGAATAAGGCATTAACTGCGGATGAAGTTCAAGCAGCTATGGGCTATCGTTTAACAGGGGATGAATCAGGGCTAGTTGCCTATTGGCCTTTAGATGAGGGCAAGGGGGATGCGATCGCCGATAAAACTGGTAATACACCACCTGGCGTAATGAATGGCGCAACTTGGCAAACCACAGATTTAGAACTCCCAGGTTCTGATGAAGGTCTTGATGCTTCACCAGAGATCCCCCAAAAACCAAAACCGACTTCCAAGAAGCGAATTCCTCTGGACAGGTCTGTAACCAGTATTACTGTTCTCAAGAGTGATGAAGATTTTGGTGGACGACCCGAGACCCTCTATGGCAAGTCGGCTAAATCTAAGGAACGGAAGAAACGGAAAAAACGGAAAAAGCAATCGAAATACCTCTCGCCCTACGAGAAATATGTCAGAAAAGTGGCGAAGCGTCAGGATGAAGCAACTCATACCTATGTTGAACGCCATAAGCGTTCTAATCGCAAGAAAAAGAATGGTTGGCTCAAGGATTTTGCCAAAAATTACAGCAAGAGCGTATCCAAGCTGTTCTAA
- a CDS encoding DUF6312 domain-containing protein: MPENPPPNPDLINRHLEKAIALQSHPSVPTVDEQMKTDPLLANGLVAQGDEDENDDIQTHDEIQLNKSYHLSGVRSFHRVERRKKAISSKKKSPALVQIVQDVEEAVLAFDGKDDYVDCGIAECFNLSDTLTLEVWIKLREVKSGTRYYIVGRGSRQHNYSYGLVYLKLKSHQEQIRFLFAKAPVIWEPTINLSDRNYHHLALVVDNQQAIVYIDGESQGTQPLPEQVHPNTEVPLQIGRLFGQTRFQGEMSEVRLWNKARTSKEIGHHRFQRLAGDEPGLVGYWPLNDGSGEIAGDRTLQSNSGQIYGATWQFSPSSQLPFIPTSAPQTKPKKSKSKIQRKTKIKVPQGIDKIVVLRSKDKFGGKPDLIYGKSTKTKDKKKKRKKQSKSLRPIEKLVRRLSNKQHRATREYTKRHKRSNRKKKNGWLRDWYKNWGKALSKM, from the coding sequence ATGCCTGAGAACCCTCCTCCAAACCCCGATCTGATTAACCGCCATCTAGAAAAGGCGATCGCTCTTCAGAGCCACCCCAGTGTCCCAACTGTAGATGAACAGATGAAGACCGATCCTCTTCTGGCTAATGGATTAGTGGCTCAAGGCGATGAGGATGAAAATGACGATATTCAGACCCATGATGAAATTCAACTCAATAAGAGTTATCACTTGTCTGGAGTCCGTTCCTTTCACAGAGTTGAACGTCGAAAAAAAGCCATCTCTTCAAAAAAGAAGAGTCCAGCATTAGTCCAAATAGTTCAAGATGTGGAGGAAGCGGTCTTAGCGTTTGATGGTAAAGATGATTATGTTGATTGTGGCATTGCAGAGTGCTTTAATTTAAGCGATACTCTCACCCTTGAAGTCTGGATCAAGCTCAGGGAAGTTAAATCCGGTACTCGATACTATATTGTCGGTCGAGGTTCGCGGCAGCATAATTATAGCTATGGATTGGTGTACCTGAAACTGAAGAGTCATCAAGAACAAATTCGATTTCTGTTTGCTAAAGCCCCAGTAATCTGGGAGCCTACGATTAATTTGAGCGATCGCAACTATCATCATCTAGCTTTAGTTGTTGACAATCAACAAGCCATCGTCTATATCGATGGAGAGTCCCAAGGTACTCAACCCCTCCCGGAACAAGTCCATCCGAATACAGAAGTTCCCTTGCAAATAGGGCGCTTATTTGGCCAAACTCGATTTCAGGGAGAAATGAGTGAAGTCCGTCTCTGGAATAAGGCACGGACCTCTAAAGAGATTGGTCACCATCGCTTCCAGCGTCTAGCTGGGGATGAACCGGGTTTAGTGGGATATTGGCCGCTCAATGACGGATCGGGAGAAATAGCCGGCGATCGCACCCTCCAGAGCAACTCAGGTCAAATTTATGGAGCCACCTGGCAATTTTCTCCCTCCAGTCAACTCCCCTTTATTCCCACTTCTGCACCTCAAACCAAACCCAAAAAATCTAAATCTAAAATTCAACGAAAAACGAAGATTAAAGTCCCCCAAGGCATAGACAAAATTGTTGTTTTACGCAGTAAAGACAAATTTGGTGGCAAACCCGATCTTATCTATGGAAAATCAACCAAAACTAAGGATAAAAAAAAGAAACGTAAAAAGCAATCTAAGTCTTTAAGACCGATAGAAAAGCTAGTCAGACGCTTAAGTAATAAACAACATAGAGCCACTAGGGAATATACTAAACGCCACAAACGATCTAACCGCAAGAAGAAAAACGGTTGGCTTCGGGATTGGTATAAAAATTGGGGAAAAGCGCTCTCCAAGATGTAG
- a CDS encoding glycosyltransferase family 4 protein, with the protein MKIVLVCTEKLPVPCVRGGAIQTYIDGILPYLSQEHDVTVFSVSDPNLQDQEIHNGIRYQRATPGDSDFYYQEVANFVAQESFDWVIFYNRPKYLPMVADAAPNSRFLLSMHNEMFHAKKITPELAHRCLDRVDRVVTVSQFIADGIANLFPGYEHKLQPVYAGVDLERFQPRWASGVQERRASLLAEQNLEDRKVVLYVGRLTDKKGPHILLSAFPDVLEQHPSAILLLVGSKWYGKNEENEYVRTLKKQAQELGDAVRLTGFVSPDRVQDYFLLGDIFVCASQWQEPLARVHYEAMATGLCILTTVRGGNAEVIIPEKNGLLITDYENPAAFSQPINSLLSNLDLAEDMGRNGRHLSEIKYSWSRVASDILSILEC; encoded by the coding sequence ATGAAAATTGTATTGGTTTGTACAGAAAAGTTACCTGTACCTTGTGTTCGTGGGGGTGCAATCCAAACCTATATTGATGGCATTTTACCTTACTTAAGTCAAGAACATGACGTGACCGTTTTTTCAGTCAGCGATCCGAATTTGCAAGATCAGGAAATTCACAATGGTATTCGGTATCAGCGAGCAACACCAGGAGACTCTGATTTTTATTATCAAGAAGTCGCTAATTTTGTAGCCCAAGAATCTTTTGATTGGGTTATCTTCTATAACCGACCTAAATATTTACCCATGGTGGCTGATGCCGCACCCAACAGTCGTTTTCTTCTGAGTATGCACAATGAAATGTTTCATGCTAAGAAAATTACGCCTGAACTAGCTCATCGCTGTCTAGATCGGGTTGATCGTGTGGTTACTGTGAGCCAATTTATTGCTGATGGAATTGCTAATTTATTTCCAGGTTATGAGCATAAACTCCAACCGGTTTATGCGGGAGTCGATCTAGAACGATTCCAGCCTCGATGGGCATCGGGCGTACAAGAACGTCGAGCCAGCTTATTGGCTGAACAGAATTTAGAAGACCGAAAAGTGGTTCTTTACGTTGGACGTTTAACGGATAAAAAAGGCCCCCATATTTTGCTAAGTGCTTTTCCTGATGTTCTGGAACAGCATCCTTCTGCTATTCTCTTATTAGTAGGCAGTAAGTGGTACGGAAAAAATGAAGAAAATGAATATGTGCGTACTCTGAAGAAACAAGCACAGGAATTAGGAGATGCGGTACGTTTAACGGGTTTTGTTTCACCCGATCGAGTTCAAGATTATTTCCTATTAGGTGATATTTTTGTTTGTGCTTCTCAGTGGCAAGAACCGTTAGCTCGTGTTCATTATGAAGCCATGGCTACTGGGTTATGTATTCTGACTACAGTACGCGGAGGAAATGCAGAAGTCATTATTCCAGAGAAAAACGGTTTACTGATTACAGACTATGAAAATCCAGCCGCATTTTCCCAACCGATTAACTCCCTTTTATCTAATCTCGATTTAGCAGAAGATATGGGACGAAATGGCCGGCACTTAAGTGAGATAAAGTATAGTTGGTCTCGCGTAGCTTCAGATATTTTAAGTATTCTAGAGTGCTAG